The Methylobacterium durans nucleotide sequence ACAGGGCTACTCCCGCCGCGTCGATCGCGAGGCGTAGGTGTCGCTCTCCCCAAGCGGGCGATGACGCAGACTGGGCTTCTAACATGAGAATTCCATGAACCTCATTCGGCGCACCTTCTCCTGCGTGGTCCAGTGCCGCCGGCGCTGGACGGAGGTGATCACCTCGACGCGCTCGGCGCGGGGCGGGTCGTTAAAACTCACCATGGGGTCGGTCATAGGCACACACTTCCACAAGCGTGAGCCCCGGTCCGGTCATTCACGGGGCTACCTCACACAGGCGCTCGCTCGCACCAAGGCCCACCGCTCGAGCGCAAGCTGGAAACGGCCCCTCGCGATCACGGCACCACCTTCCACGTCGGTGCCAACCTCGCCGCCTTCTGTCAGCGCTGCCACACGTTGCACGACCGATCCGAACATCAGCGGCGACAATGGCGCACGCTGTTTCAGAGGAGGGCTCTCGGCAGTTAATTCCGAGGTTCATACCGACTAGCTCTGGCGTAAAAAGAAATCTAAGGGAAATCTTCGCTCCACAAACATGCGCGCTTGATTTGTTTTTAGGATCGGCGCATACAAGAAATATAGAGGTGGCGCCGCCACTTCGCTTTCTTATAATCTTCTCATGAAGATAAAACAAGGAGAAACACTATGGCTTGGTCTGCCCCCGTCGTTCAGGAAGTTTGTGTCGGCATGGAAGTCACCAGCTACGAGTCGGCTGAGATCGACACCTTCCACTAAGCAGCCACTCGGGCGTTCGCGCTTCACAACTCTGATACTTGAGAGCCGCCTGAGGGCGGCTTTTCTCGTTTCGACCAGGACGGCCTGCAGAATGGTGAACTGCGCCTAACCCTGTCGACCATGCCTGTGACGCGGCGATGCGCGCGAGGCCGAATACGCTCGTGGACAACACGAACCCCTAGGCCCAGTCCTCCCCCGGATTGCGACGGCAGACACCGCGAGTGTGCCTCTCGATCTCTGCCAGTGCGGCGTCGAGGGAGTGACCTTGACCTGACCGGCTGGCTTTGGACCGGGCTGATTGCGAGGATCAGCCAGGATCGGAGGAGCTGGAAATGAGGAGAGGACAGAGGCCGAGTGCCGAGCAGGTGGTGCTGACGTTGCGCCAGATCGAGGTGCAGACAGCCCAGGGCAAGAGCATCGCCATTGCCTGCAAAGAGGCGGGCATCTGCGAGCAGAGCTACTATCGCTGGCGCAAGGAGTACGGCGGCCTGCAGGTCGATCAGGCGCGTCGGATGAAGGATCTGGAGCGTGAGAACGCCCGCCTGCGGCGCCTTGTGGCGGACCTGTCCCTGGAGAAGCAGGTGCTCAAGGACGTCGCGGCGGGAAACTTGTAGCCCCCGAGCGACGCCGGCAGGCGGTCTCTGGCATCCGGGAGAAGTACGGCCTCTCGGAACGTCACGCCTGCCGGATCGTCGGCCAGCACCGCGGCACGCAGCGCTACGTGCCCACCGTGCTAGCCGACGAGGATGCGCTGACCCGCGCCATCATCAGCCTGGCGTCCGAGTACGGGCGCTACGGCTACCGCCGTGTCACGGCTCTGCTGCAGGCAGGTGGTTGGCAGGTGGGCAAGGATCGGGTTCAGCGCATCTGGCGTCGTGAGGGGCTGAAGGTCCCGCACAAGCACCGGCCACGCAGCCGGCTGTGGCTGAACGACGGCTCCTGCGTGCGGCTGCGGCCGCAGCATCGCAACCACGTCTGGAGCTTCGACTTCGTGCAGGCGCAGACCCACGATGGCCGCAGCTTGCGCATCCTGACGCTGATCGACGAGCACAGCCGAGCCTGCTTGGCGCTGAAGGTGGCGCGGCGCATCAACAGCCTGGGCGTGATCGAGGCGCTGGCGGAGGCGATGTGCCTGCACGGCATCCCGGAGAACGTCCGCTGCGACAATGGCCCTGAGATGGTTGCGAAGGCGCTGCGCAAGTGGGTCGCCCAAGCTGGATCACAGATCCAGTACATCGCGCCGGGCTCACCGTGGGAGAACGGCTATTGTGAGAGCTTCAACGGCAAGCTGCGCGACGAGTGCCTGCGCCAGGAGATCTTCTACTCGCTCAAAGAGGCACAAGCTGTGATCGGGCTTTGGCAAGCCACTTACAACCGCGTCCGGCCGCACTCGTCCTTGGGGTATCGACCGCCCGCGCCCGTCAGCTTCCCGGATCTGGCCTTCCGCCTACCCATGGCCGCTACCATGCAGTAGCCTCGCAACTGGCTCGGTCCAAAATGCCGGTCAGGTCAGACTCGTAGCTGGTGACTTCCATGCCGACGCAGACTTCCTGGACGATCGGGGCAGACCAAACCATATTACCTCTCCTAAACGATCTTCCTGAGAAGATTATAAAAACTTCAGGCAGCGACACCGCCGCAATGACTTTTGTATGCGCCCTGTGAGACAATAAAACAAGCCCTGACACTACAGAACTCGTAAGAAATATTATTTTTACCTTCGCCCCGTCCTTGGCTGCGCCGCCCAAATCAGTCGCTCAGCGCTCTCCTTCGGGACAGCGCGGCCCACCGCCGGCGTGATGATCTGGCAGGTCACGCAGCATATGACACCGGTGGCAGAAAGACGCGAAGTCAGCATTCTTCTTGTTCATGGTTTCATGATGGTGCGGTCTGTACCCGCCGAGCATGCCGCGCGGTATTACGTTGACTAAGCTCCTGTCTGACGACACCTCCGCTGAAGACTCATTTACGTCCATCGAAGCTGCTTCAGCAGTATGTTCCATCGTTTTGCTTAGGAATTATATGAACCCTCCGTGGCATGAGTGCGTTTCTCTATGCGTACCGAATCGATGGATTCGGCGCCAGGAGTAAACGACATGCGTATATTTCCAGCTGCACTAATGGCTCTCGCCTTGGCCACGGCTGCGCCTGCTCTCGCTCAGAACACGACTGCAAATCCGGGTGCCCCGAGTACGGCGAACCCTCCCACCCACGTGGCTGATCATGACGACAGCGGCAAGTGGGGGTGGCTCGGTCTACTCGGGCTGATAGGACTTGCAGGGTTGATGCCTCGCAAGGACCGCGTTGCCGCGCGAACCACGTTGGACAATACATCTGGAGCTGTCAGGCGCTAACACTGAGGAGGGGGCTGGGTCGGCTCCCTTTTCCCTTTTGGGCATACCAAGGAATGATGCGCCCTCTCGCTCCGCCGCGGGCAGCATCGTCGG carries:
- the pqqA gene encoding pyrroloquinoline quinone precursor peptide PqqA, with translation MVWSAPIVQEVCVGMEVTSYESDLTGILDRASCEATAW
- a CDS encoding WGxxGxxG family protein; this translates as MALALATAAPALAQNTTANPGAPSTANPPTHVADHDDSGKWGWLGLLGLIGLAGLMPRKDRVAARTTLDNTSGAVRR
- a CDS encoding IS3 family transposase (programmed frameshift), whose protein sequence is MRRGQRPSAEQVVLTLRQIEVQTAQGKSIAIACKEAGICEQSYYRWRKEYGGLQVDQARRMKDLERENARLRRLVADLSLEKQVLKDVAGGKLVAPERRRQAVSGIREKYGLSERHACRIVGQHRGTQRYVPTVLADEDALTRAIISLASEYGRYGYRRVTALLQAGGWQVGKDRVQRIWRREGLKVPHKHRPRSRLWLNDGSCVRLRPQHRNHVWSFDFVQAQTHDGRSLRILTLIDEHSRACLALKVARRINSLGVIEALAEAMCLHGIPENVRCDNGPEMVAKALRKWVAQAGSQIQYIAPGSPWENGYCESFNGKLRDECLRQEIFYSLKEAQAVIGLWQATYNRVRPHSSLGYRPPAPVSFPDLAFRLPMAATMQ
- the pqqA gene encoding pyrroloquinoline quinone precursor peptide PqqA yields the protein MAWSAPVVQEVCVGMEVTSYESAEIDTFH